One genomic segment of Ipomoea triloba cultivar NCNSP0323 chromosome 9, ASM357664v1 includes these proteins:
- the LOC116029991 gene encoding 5-amino-6-(5-phospho-D-ribitylamino)uracil phosphatase, chloroplastic, with translation MVESIAATSLLRHLPVYGGFKCKDGPNRRRTFNVCRLPSSGFLGRKLVCRERLQTDRRVVLSVRSQAMGVAKEAYSFQEKEQTPLDNGYWIETDVDRKPGIWPPENRADNPALHNPLLRQERMGCGWLAAIFEWEGVLIEDNPDIEKQAWLALSEEEGKSPPPAFILRRIGGMKNEQAISEVLCWSRDPVQVKRMASRKEEIYQAFQGGIYSFRSGSQEFVNILMQYKIPMALVSTRPRKAIENAIDSIGIGEIFNVIVAAEDVHRGKPDPEMFIYAAQLLQYIPERCIVFGNSNQTVEAAHDALMKCVAVASKHPMYELSAADLVVKHLDELSVVDLKNLADIESTEFGSAEPQLEMEEEDDLYPSSTVAIDDFW, from the coding sequence ATGGTGGAATCAATTGCTGCTACATCTCTTTTGAGGCACCTTCCAGTTTATGGAGGGTTTAAATGCAAGGATGGTCCAAACAGAAGGAGGACATTTAATGTATGCCGCCTGCCATCTTCGGGGTTTCTTGGTCGAAAACTTGTCTGCAGGGAGAGGTTACAGACTGATAGGAGGGTGGTTTTGTCGGTGAGAAGTCAGGCGATGGGGGTGGCAAAAGAGGCGTATTCGTTTCAGGAGAAGGAGCAAACGCCTCTGGATAATGGGTACTGGATTGAGACAGATGTGGATCGGAAGCCTGGGATATGGCCACCAGAGAATAGGGCTGATAACCCAGCCCTTCATAATCCATTGCTTCGGCAGGAGAGAATGGGTTGCGGATGGTTAGCTGCTATATTTGAATGGGAAGGTGTGCTAATAGAAGATAATCCTGATATCGAGAAGCAAGCCTGGTTGGCTCTTTCCGAGGAAGAGGGAAAATCACCTCCACCCGCTTTTATTCTCAGGAGAATTGGAGGAATGAAGAATGAGCAGGCAATATCAGAAGTTCTTTGCTGGTCAAGGGATCCAGTCCAGGTGAAGAGAATGGCATCTCGGAAGGAGGAAATTTACCAAGCTTTCCAAGGCGGGATCTATAGTTTCCGATCAGGTTCCCAGGAGTTTGTGAATATCCTGATGCAATACAAGATACCAATGGCTTTGGTCTCAACACGCCCAAGGAAGGCTATCGAAAACGCAATCGACTCAATTGGAATTGGAGAAATCTTTAATGTCATCGTAGCTGCAGAGGATGTTCACAGGGGAAAGCCCGATCCTGAGATGTTCATCTATGCAGCACAGCTTCTTCAATACATACCCGAGAGGTGCATCGTGTTCGGGAACTCAAACCAAACAGTAGAGGCAGCACATGACGCACTGATGAAATGCGTAGCCGTTGCTAGCAAGCACCCAATGTACGAGCTCAGTGCTGCTGACTTGGTTGTTAAGCACCTCGATGAGCTCTCGGTGGTTGATCTAAAGAACCTCGCGGACATCGAGTCAACTGAATTTGGTTCGGCTGAACCACAGCTGGAGATGGAGGAAGAAGACGACCTGTATCCATCTTCAACCGTGGCCATCGATGACTTCTGGTAA